ACACCTCTTGTAATGTTTTCGTATCTATTCGTTTGCCCACACAGTAGAAAAGAAGACCGCAAGGTTTTAGTGGCACTGGCAACTTTCGTCTGGAGCCGCACCCGGCATTGCCCTCTCGGGACTCTCGATCTCGCCTGGGATTGTTCCCGTCGAAGCCGCAATCATTTGCCGATTGAGCTTGACCAGCTCATCCAGTTTCTGGAGTCAGGAACAGCCGCCGGCCATTTTTTCCTTCATGAAAGGGACGATGTTGGAAATGGCCTTTGTGGCAAGAACCAAGAGCCCGCCCCCTATCACACCAAGAGCCGCGGCACATAGATATCCTTTGTTGTAAGAGTCTGTGTTATGCATCTTTCAATTCCTCCTTTCCTACTCGAGGCCTGCTCCGTCCAGTCCCCCTCCCTTCTCGATCGACTGCCAACGCGACAACGCGATGGACGCCAACCGATGTCTCCGTAAACAAACATATAGCACTGCAAGGAAGCAGCAATGAGGATGGTCAGGTATTGATATGATCTAGATCAGCTGAGCAGAATCCGGAGAATGGCGGCCAACCACACATTTAAAAATAGCTACTTACACCGTGTGATTCTTGGCACACCCATTGCAAAACCTCTTTAACAAGCGGAACTGCGGCGGAAACAGCGCCGTAGTTTCGAAGGAGTACGGGCCGTGAAGAACAGCTTCGGCCGGGTCAGCCGCAACGCGTCTGAGGAGATCCGCGTATGGCTCCAGGAGGACAAGGAAGGGGAGCTGCAGGTGGAACTCCGGGTCTACGACCGCTCCGCGCAGGGCGGTGGAATTTCCCTACCAGAACCGGAGGGGCTCGCCGTACCAATTCACGCGCTCTCGGAACTTTGCCAGATCCTGCAGCAGGTTCATGAACACCTCTTCAAAAAGGATCTGGTGGATGTCCCGTCCATGCGCAACTTGGTCACCGTGGACGACCCGATCAAACTACACCTCCTCGTAGACCCGCCCGCCCCTCAGCCCGATACCCCCAGCCAGCCCCCCGTGTCCGTCAAACTGCCTGTCGAGTGTTACGCCTTGGACGCCCCGGACACCTGGCCCGCTGAACAGGTGACCGGGGAAACCAGGGACCTGAGCAGCGAGGGCGCGCAGGTTTGGCTCCCCAGAGAGTTTGCCGCCGGTAGCCGGCTCGCCGTCCTCATCATCATCGGCAAACTGCACTTCCGAGGACATGCAGAGGTTGTGGGAACCGCGCCGAGCCCACAGGACGGAAGCTACCCACATAGCCTCCAATGGGTGTCCCTAAGTCCCCAAGCCAAGCATGCCTTGTCGAAGATCACCGACACCGCCAAGTAATCTTGGATTTGGTCTTCTTTGCGGACTCGGTCAATTCCAATTGTCATCCTCGAGCCAATTTGCGAAGCGTGGCAGACACGGTTAGGCGGTCGCGACATTCTTTTCATCTTGGTCTTGCTGTGGGGGGCCAATCGGAATGATCATCCATCCGACTATATAAACGACAACGACAGGCACGATCGCCGTCACCAATCCTATGAAAACCACCGCAAGCCGTATGAGCGTAGAATCGGTCGAAAATATCTCACCCAATCCACCGCAAATACCCGCGATCTTTTTGTCAGTTTGCGACCGATACAGTTTTTTCACGCTGATCTCCACAGCTTCACCGTGTTGTGGTGAGGCGACCGGAACGATGATCCACCCCACGATGTAGGCAACAATAATAGGGAGTATTCCGACTGCCCCGTTCGCAACGATAAGGATCACCGCTATAAAAACGAGGGCAAGCCTTATCAGCGCGGAATCGATCGAAAACATGTGACCCAATCCACCGCAAATACCGCCTATCTTTTTGTCTGTTTGAGAGCGATACAGTTTTTTCATGGCCTTCATCTGTTTCGATCCGAACGCATCATTGAGGGACGCGGCCATCTCCCAAAAAAGAACAGCCCGTTCCTGCAGCTCCTGAACGGGACTCAAGTATCCCCCACGCTGTCAGGGGTGTCAAGCTGCCGGCAATTCATTTCCCGCAAAAGAGAAAGCGCACGAGGCCGACTCCTGGCACAGCTTTTGCTCACTCCTGACCCTGGACCCTGATCAACGGGCCAGGAGGTGAGTGAATGAAGCGGATCGGGATAATGCTTTTGTCGGGTGTGTTTCTTGGTGCTTGTGCCGGTGGACCTGCGACCACGCGGGAGCGGGGGGCGGTCACCGGAGCTGCCGTCGGCGCTGGCGCGGGGGCAATCATCGGTAGTGCAAGCGGTAAACCCGTTCAGGGGGCGGTCATCGGCGGCGCGATGGGCGCGCTGGCCGGGGCCGTTATCGGGGATCAAGCGCAGGCACGGGAACGAGAGGCCGCCGTTCGGCATTACCCCCCGCCGCCACCCACTGCCGCCGGGCCGGCATTGCGGTATGAGCCCTCGTGGGGAGTGTACGTCGTCGAGCCGCATCCCCACATCCTTTTTTATGAAGGTCACTACTACTACTGGGATGGGCATGTATGGCACGCGACCATCCAGTGGGGCGGGACATGGTCTGTTGTCCGAGTCGTCCCTGGCCCTGTGGTGGAGGTGCCTCGCAGACACCTCCGTGGAGGGCCGCCTCCCTGGGCTGTAGCCAAGCACAAGCACAAACATAAGAAATGGAAAAAGAAGTAGTCACGTAAGACGGGCGATGAAGAGAGCCCCCGGAACACCTCCCGGGGGCTTTTCCATTTGTGCGGCGGACTAAGTGCTGTGACATAATGTTCCCTACGGAAAACCCGTTGACAAAGTGACAGGCTCTTCTTCGCCCCCGCTTCTTCCAACACCCTTCCTTTCTCTTCAGAATCGACCGCTTACTTTCCCGTCGGTCCATGGCACAACCGGTGCACCCCTCACCTGTGGTGGATCACGGGGCACCTCACGTGGGCGGACATGATGAGGAGAAGGAGGGTTAATCGGATGCGTAACCACAGAATGATAGTGTTCGGGATGCTTGTCGCCCTGCTCGGAGTGGCAGGATGCGCGACACCGGCTAACATGGTAGAGACCAAGGATCAAGGGACGAGTCACATCTACCACATCAGCCCCGGCCAGGCCTGGAAGATTACCAAGACCGTCTTCCACTGGGAAGCTTTCGACGTCATCGAGGAGCATCGAAGGAATGGCTACATGGTCGGCCGGAACGGCAACGAATGGGCCCCGTGGACATCCCTGACGATCGCATGGGTGGACAGGATTGACCGAAAGCACACCAAGGTCACCGTTGTCACGAAGCGACACGTGGGCGTCAAATCCGGGACGAGCGAAACCACTTTTCACAAGCGCTTTGCTCAAGCAATGCGGATGGTGAAAAAGGGTAAAATGCTTCCACCCGTCCCACCCTCATAAAGTCGCCTCAAGCGTACACGGGTCAAGAACAGACCGCCAAAGGATGATACTTTGGCGGTCTCTTTTTTTTGTCGACCTAGGGATGCTCGACGGGTGATTCGCCGGGTGAAAGAGAGAAGCGGTACGAGGCCGAGAGGAAGAAACCGAAGTCGGCCCCGGCATCACCCGAGGTGAAGAGATTCTCCATGATTCCTAGCTGGAGGCGCCAGGC
The Candidatus Methylomirabilota bacterium DNA segment above includes these coding regions:
- a CDS encoding glycine zipper domain-containing protein produces the protein MKRIGIMLLSGVFLGACAGGPATTRERGAVTGAAVGAGAGAIIGSASGKPVQGAVIGGAMGALAGAVIGDQAQAREREAAVRHYPPPPPTAAGPALRYEPSWGVYVVEPHPHILFYEGHYYYWDGHVWHATIQWGGTWSVVRVVPGPVVEVPRRHLRGGPPPWAVAKHKHKHKKWKKK
- a CDS encoding PspC domain-containing protein; translated protein: MSPVQELQERAVLFWEMAASLNDAFGSKQMKAMKKLYRSQTDKKIGGICGGLGHMFSIDSALIRLALVFIAVILIVANGAVGILPIIVAYIVGWIIVPVASPQHGEAVEISVKKLYRSQTDKKIAGICGGLGEIFSTDSTLIRLAVVFIGLVTAIVPVVVVYIVGWMIIPIGPPQQDQDEKNVATA
- a CDS encoding PilZ domain-containing protein is translated as MKNSFGRVSRNASEEIRVWLQEDKEGELQVELRVYDRSAQGGGISLPEPEGLAVPIHALSELCQILQQVHEHLFKKDLVDVPSMRNLVTVDDPIKLHLLVDPPAPQPDTPSQPPVSVKLPVECYALDAPDTWPAEQVTGETRDLSSEGAQVWLPREFAAGSRLAVLIIIGKLHFRGHAEVVGTAPSPQDGSYPHSLQWVSLSPQAKHALSKITDTAK